One window from the genome of Actinoplanes teichomyceticus ATCC 31121 encodes:
- a CDS encoding DUF5682 family protein, producing the protein MPERFYGVRHHGPGSARAVVRELAAQQPDVLLVEGPPEADDLVRWVADSGLEPPVALLGYAVDDPGRAAFWPFAVFSPEWQAIRWAVANDVPVRFFDLPYAYRVGAPGAGRSSGSELPDGASETGGPHPPGAPGQTAEAGDPGVPERAPDAVGDTPAAAGASEDGGAEAPNGDAATHRATGGNAATHHTTDGDAATHHTTGGDTATHRAAGGEAAAPQDSEAAAPRDGDEGDRSARPVDPIGELAAAAGYDDPERWWEDVVEHRGVPVFEAIAEAMTAIREAAPEDPDDLLREAYMRTVLREVRRKHQNIAVVCGAWHVPALIRRVPIKQDTALLRGRRKGKVAFTWVPWTYGRLASWSGYGAGVSSPGWYHHLFTSADSVVPRWLVSAAGVLRAEGVPTSSAHVIEATRLAEALATLRGRPLAGLAEVTEAAEAVMCDGEPLRTELIARRLVVGERLGTVPDEMPAVPLARDLAAQQRTLRLRPEATERRLELDLRKDTDLRRSRLLHRLRTLDVPWGEPAAGRRGTGTFREEWMLRWQPEFAVRLVEGSMWGTTVAAAATARVVRRAGAARTLAEVTALLETCLLADLAEAYPRVLAALDTRAALDADVHHLMAALPALARTLRYGDVRRTDVAGLAAVTASLLKRICAGLPSAAGSLADEAAKQLRDGVDGVHHAVSLLADDDLRELWLATVESLARRPDLHGLPAGRLTRLLLEAGRLDAAEVRRRLRLPLTVGTPPAHAAAWVEGFLSGGGLLLVHDDALLGLVDEWLADVPAEAFDDVLPLLRRTFASFDAGERRAIGERVAGPRPGAPATGAVSIDEERALSVLPVLGALLGREIRIREDA; encoded by the coding sequence ATGCCTGAACGGTTCTACGGGGTCCGGCATCACGGACCCGGGTCGGCCCGGGCGGTGGTGCGCGAGCTGGCCGCCCAGCAGCCGGACGTGCTGCTGGTGGAGGGCCCGCCGGAGGCCGACGACCTGGTGCGCTGGGTCGCCGACAGCGGCCTTGAGCCGCCGGTCGCGCTGCTGGGATATGCCGTCGACGATCCGGGCCGGGCGGCGTTCTGGCCGTTCGCGGTGTTCTCGCCGGAGTGGCAGGCGATCCGGTGGGCGGTGGCGAACGACGTGCCGGTGCGCTTCTTCGACCTGCCCTACGCGTACCGGGTGGGGGCTCCCGGCGCCGGGCGGTCGAGTGGCTCCGAGCTGCCGGACGGCGCTTCGGAGACCGGCGGGCCGCATCCTCCCGGCGCACCGGGGCAGACGGCGGAGGCCGGCGATCCCGGCGTGCCGGAGAGAGCACCGGATGCGGTGGGTGACACGCCTGCCGCAGCGGGAGCGTCGGAAGACGGCGGAGCCGAGGCACCGAACGGCGACGCCGCAACCCACCGCGCCACGGGCGGCAACGCCGCAACCCACCACACCACGGATGGCGACGCCGCAACCCACCACACCACGGGCGGCGACACCGCAACCCACCGCGCCGCGGGCGGCGAGGCCGCAGCCCCGCAGGACAGCGAGGCCGCAGCCCCGCGGGACGGGGACGAAGGCGACCGGTCGGCGCGGCCGGTGGATCCGATCGGGGAGCTCGCGGCGGCGGCCGGATATGACGACCCGGAGCGCTGGTGGGAGGACGTGGTCGAGCACCGCGGGGTGCCGGTCTTCGAGGCCATCGCGGAGGCGATGACGGCGATCCGGGAAGCCGCGCCGGAGGACCCGGACGATCTGCTCCGGGAGGCCTACATGCGTACGGTGCTGCGGGAGGTCCGGCGCAAGCACCAGAACATCGCGGTCGTCTGCGGGGCGTGGCACGTGCCGGCGCTGATCCGGAGAGTGCCGATCAAGCAGGACACCGCGCTGCTCCGGGGTCGGCGCAAGGGGAAGGTCGCGTTCACCTGGGTGCCGTGGACGTACGGGCGGCTGGCCTCGTGGTCCGGCTACGGCGCGGGGGTGAGCTCGCCCGGGTGGTACCACCACCTGTTCACCAGCGCCGACTCGGTGGTGCCACGATGGCTGGTGAGCGCGGCTGGGGTACTGCGCGCGGAGGGTGTGCCCACCTCATCGGCGCATGTGATCGAGGCGACCCGGCTCGCCGAGGCGCTGGCCACGCTGCGCGGACGGCCGCTGGCCGGACTGGCCGAGGTGACCGAGGCCGCCGAGGCGGTGATGTGCGACGGGGAACCGCTGCGGACGGAACTGATCGCCCGGCGACTGGTGGTCGGGGAGCGGCTCGGCACCGTGCCGGACGAGATGCCCGCGGTGCCGCTCGCCCGGGACCTGGCCGCCCAGCAGCGCACGCTGCGGCTCCGTCCGGAGGCCACCGAGCGCCGGTTGGAGCTGGACCTGCGTAAGGACACCGACCTGCGGCGCAGCCGGCTGCTGCATCGGCTGCGCACGCTCGACGTGCCGTGGGGCGAGCCGGCGGCCGGTCGGCGCGGAACCGGGACGTTCCGCGAGGAGTGGATGCTGCGATGGCAGCCGGAGTTCGCGGTACGGCTGGTCGAGGGCAGCATGTGGGGCACCACGGTGGCGGCCGCGGCAACTGCCCGGGTGGTGCGGCGGGCCGGCGCGGCACGGACGCTGGCCGAGGTGACCGCGCTGCTGGAGACCTGCTTGCTGGCCGATCTCGCGGAGGCGTACCCACGGGTGCTGGCCGCCCTGGACACCAGGGCGGCGCTGGATGCCGACGTGCACCATCTGATGGCGGCGCTTCCCGCGCTGGCCCGGACACTGCGGTACGGCGATGTCCGGCGTACCGACGTGGCCGGCCTCGCCGCGGTCACCGCCAGCCTGCTGAAACGGATCTGCGCCGGGCTGCCGTCGGCGGCCGGTTCACTCGCCGACGAGGCGGCCAAGCAGTTGCGGGACGGCGTGGACGGCGTCCACCACGCGGTCAGCCTGCTCGCCGACGACGATCTGCGGGAGTTGTGGCTGGCCACGGTGGAGTCCCTGGCCCGGCGGCCGGATCTGCACGGGCTGCCGGCCGGCCGGTTGACCCGGCTGCTGCTGGAGGCCGGCCGGCTGGACGCCGCCGAGGTGCGCCGCCGGCTGCGGCTGCCGCTGACCGTGGGCACTCCCCCGGCGCACGCGGCCGCCTGGGTGGAGGGGTTCCTGTCCGGTGGCGGGTTGCTGCTGGTACACGACGACGCTCTGCTCGGACTGGTCGACGAGTGGCTGGCGGACGTTCCGGCGGAGGCGTTCGACGACGTGCTGCCGCTGCTGCGGCGGACGTTCGCAAGTTTCGACGCCGGAGAGCGGCGAGCCATCGGGGAGCGGGTGGCCGGGCCGCGGCCGGGTGCGCCCGCGACCGGGGCAGTATCCATCGACGAGGAGCGGGCGTTGTCGGTGCTGCCCGTGCTGGGCGCCCTGCTGGGCCGCGAGATCAGGATCCGGGAGGACGCATGA
- a CDS encoding ATP-binding protein yields the protein MTALRPHAEDQYAEELASLAAADDRPRPPGWRLSPQAVVTYLLGDGAKISPKYVGPRRLIEVAVSTLATDRALLLLGVPGTAKTWVSEHLAAAISGDSTLLVQGTAGTAEEAIRYGWNYARLLAEGPTEAALVPSPIMRAMQSGAVARLEELTRVPSDVQDALITILSEKTLPVPELNTEVPAQRGFNLIATANDRDRGVNELSSALRRRFNTVVLPVPANADDEVEIVARRVAQLGRSLDLPEVPAALDEIRRVVTIFRELRSGLTEDGRTKLKSPTGSLSTAEAISVITNGMALAAHFGDGTLHPDDVAAGIVGAVIKDPVSDAVVWREYLETVVRERPDWLDFYRAARDA from the coding sequence GTGACCGCTCTGCGACCGCACGCCGAGGATCAGTACGCGGAGGAGCTCGCTTCGCTGGCCGCCGCCGACGATCGGCCCCGCCCGCCCGGCTGGCGGCTGTCACCGCAGGCCGTCGTGACATATCTCCTGGGTGACGGCGCCAAGATCAGCCCGAAGTACGTGGGGCCCCGTCGCCTCATCGAGGTGGCCGTCTCCACCCTGGCCACCGACCGTGCGCTGCTGTTGCTCGGCGTCCCCGGCACCGCCAAGACGTGGGTGTCCGAGCATCTCGCGGCGGCCATCTCCGGCGATTCCACACTCCTGGTGCAGGGCACCGCCGGCACCGCGGAGGAGGCGATCCGGTATGGGTGGAACTACGCCCGCCTGCTGGCCGAGGGCCCGACCGAGGCGGCCCTGGTGCCCAGTCCGATCATGCGGGCGATGCAGTCTGGTGCGGTCGCCCGGCTGGAGGAGCTGACCCGGGTGCCGTCCGACGTGCAGGACGCGCTGATCACCATCCTGTCGGAGAAGACGCTGCCGGTCCCGGAGCTCAACACCGAGGTACCGGCGCAGCGCGGGTTCAACCTGATCGCCACCGCCAACGACCGCGACCGCGGGGTGAACGAGCTGTCCAGCGCGCTGCGGCGGCGGTTCAACACCGTGGTGCTGCCGGTGCCGGCGAACGCGGACGACGAGGTGGAGATCGTCGCGCGTCGGGTGGCGCAGCTGGGCAGATCGCTGGATCTGCCGGAGGTCCCGGCCGCGCTGGACGAGATCCGGCGGGTGGTCACGATCTTCCGCGAGCTGCGCAGCGGGCTGACCGAGGACGGGCGGACGAAGCTGAAATCGCCGACCGGGTCGCTCTCCACCGCCGAGGCGATTTCGGTGATCACGAACGGGATGGCGCTGGCCGCCCACTTCGGTGACGGCACGCTGCACCCCGACGACGTGGCGGCCGGCATCGTCGGCGCGGTGATCAAGGATCCGGTGTCCGACGCGGTCGTCTGGCGGGAGTACCTGGAGACCGTGGTGCGGGAGCGGCCGGACTGGCTCGATTTCTACCGGGCCGCACGCGATGCCTGA
- a CDS encoding VWA domain-containing protein gives MAEEAETADAPDRPRAERREATDTPAPPDPERERTARVPDRSVAEREEAPREEDPRERRRRWRLVLGGPAEEALGRAEGRDGAMDAALAALYDAAADPTGTATGRSAGLGGSAPKVARWLGDIREYFPSTVVQVMQADAIERLDLTRLLLEPEMLAAVEPDVHLVGTLLSLNRVMPDATKDAARQVVRSVVEQLERRIAQHTRAAVSGALNRAARINRPRHADIDWDRTIRANLKHYQAAHRTVIPERLIGYGRRSTAVQRDVVLCVDQSGSMAESVVFSGVFAAVLASIRSLRTSLVVFDTAVVDLTEQLSDPVEVLFGTQLGGGTDINRAVGYSQQLITRPRDSIFVLVSDLYEGGVREEMLRRIAEMTAAGVQVVALLALSDEGAPAYDHENAAALAALGVPAFACTPDAFPELMAAAIERRDLKAFAERFADRKASGTIR, from the coding sequence ATGGCTGAGGAGGCGGAAACCGCCGACGCGCCGGACCGGCCGCGCGCGGAACGAAGAGAGGCCACCGACACACCGGCCCCACCGGACCCGGAACGCGAGCGAACCGCCCGCGTACCGGACCGGTCGGTGGCGGAGCGGGAGGAGGCCCCGCGGGAGGAGGACCCGCGGGAACGTCGGCGACGGTGGCGGCTGGTGCTGGGCGGACCGGCCGAGGAGGCGCTGGGCAGGGCCGAGGGGCGCGACGGGGCGATGGACGCGGCTCTGGCGGCGCTGTACGACGCGGCCGCGGATCCGACCGGCACGGCCACCGGGCGGTCGGCCGGGCTGGGCGGGTCGGCGCCGAAGGTGGCCCGCTGGCTCGGGGACATCCGGGAGTACTTCCCGAGCACCGTGGTGCAGGTGATGCAGGCCGACGCGATCGAGCGGCTGGACCTGACCCGGCTGCTGCTGGAGCCGGAGATGCTCGCCGCGGTGGAGCCGGACGTGCACCTGGTGGGCACCCTGCTCTCCCTGAACCGCGTCATGCCGGACGCCACCAAGGACGCCGCCCGGCAGGTGGTGCGTTCGGTGGTCGAGCAGCTTGAACGCCGGATCGCGCAGCACACCCGGGCCGCGGTGTCCGGCGCGCTCAACCGGGCCGCCCGGATCAACCGGCCCCGGCACGCCGACATCGACTGGGACCGGACGATCCGCGCCAACCTCAAGCACTACCAGGCCGCGCACCGGACGGTGATTCCGGAACGGCTGATCGGGTACGGCCGGCGGAGCACCGCTGTGCAGCGGGACGTGGTCCTCTGCGTCGACCAATCCGGCTCGATGGCCGAGTCGGTGGTGTTCTCCGGGGTGTTCGCGGCGGTACTGGCGTCGATCCGGTCGCTGCGGACCTCGCTGGTCGTCTTCGACACCGCGGTGGTGGACCTGACCGAGCAGCTGAGTGATCCGGTCGAGGTGCTGTTCGGCACGCAGCTCGGCGGCGGGACGGACATCAACCGGGCGGTCGGGTACAGCCAGCAGCTCATCACCCGGCCTAGGGACAGCATCTTCGTGCTGGTCAGTGACCTGTACGAGGGTGGGGTGCGGGAGGAGATGCTGCGCCGGATCGCCGAGATGACCGCGGCCGGCGTGCAGGTGGTGGCGCTGCTGGCGCTGTCCGACGAGGGCGCTCCGGCCTATGACCACGAGAACGCGGCGGCGCTGGCGGCGCTCGGGGTGCCGGCGTTCGCGTGCACACCGGACGCTTTCCCGGAGCTGATGGCGGCGGCGATCGAACGGCGCGACCTGAAGGCGTTCGCCGAGCGCTTCGCCGACCGGAAGGCTTCCGGCACGATTCGCTGA
- a CDS encoding AAA family ATPase, producing the protein MEVVRPRLVVIRGNSGSGKTTIARAVRRRYGRGCALIEQDHLRRVILREHDSGPDPVAPRFITTTARAALESGYHVILEGILWTGRYGAAVRDLIAGHPGRSAVYYLDVSFDETVRRHLRRAEPIPVTAEQMRAWYHPLDLLGVPGEQVVPEASSQSETVDRILHESGLSEAAALTSCPVRCPRCAAGAGLSPS; encoded by the coding sequence ATGGAGGTGGTGCGGCCGAGGCTCGTGGTGATCCGCGGCAACTCGGGCAGCGGCAAGACCACGATCGCCCGCGCGGTGCGGCGCCGGTACGGTCGTGGCTGCGCCCTCATCGAGCAGGACCACCTGCGCCGGGTCATCCTGCGCGAGCACGACAGCGGACCGGACCCGGTGGCGCCGCGCTTCATCACCACGACGGCCCGCGCCGCGCTGGAGTCCGGCTATCACGTGATCCTCGAAGGCATCCTGTGGACCGGCCGCTACGGCGCCGCCGTACGTGATCTGATCGCCGGGCATCCGGGCCGGTCCGCCGTGTACTACCTGGACGTCTCCTTCGACGAGACGGTCCGCCGCCACCTGCGCCGGGCCGAACCCATCCCGGTCACGGCCGAGCAGATGCGTGCCTGGTACCACCCGCTCGACCTGCTGGGCGTCCCCGGCGAGCAGGTCGTCCCGGAGGCGTCGTCCCAGTCCGAGACAGTGGACCGCATCCTGCACGAGAGCGGCCTGTCCGAGGCCGCGGCGCTGACCTCGTGCCCGGTCCGGTGCCCGCGCTGCGCCGCCGGGGCGGGCCTTTCGCCGAGTTGA